Proteins encoded together in one Aurantiacibacter aquimixticola window:
- a CDS encoding HigA family addiction module antitoxin: MGIELHPSLISHPGPWMLRTFLEPYNISVTEMAKHIGVSRQNMSALLNGRSAMSARMALSFEKAFGVKADTLLRMQVAYDLAQLKLKGEEPDVKRLECVG; encoded by the coding sequence ATGGGTATCGAACTGCACCCCTCGCTCATTTCGCATCCCGGCCCGTGGATGCTGCGGACCTTTTTGGAGCCGTACAATATTTCGGTGACAGAGATGGCGAAGCACATTGGCGTGAGCCGCCAGAACATGAGTGCCTTGCTCAATGGCCGCTCCGCAATGAGCGCGCGCATGGCGCTGAGTTTCGAGAAGGCATTCGGCGTCAAGGCGGATACGCTGCTGCGAATGCAGGTCGCTTATGACCTGGCGCAGCTGAAACTGAAGGGTGAGGAGCCGGATGTGAAGCGGTTGGAGTGTGTAGGGTAG
- a CDS encoding pyridoxamine 5'-phosphate oxidase family protein → MTQSLSDIRADIARQLAEGAASRRSACHTPVVGTADADMRVMVLRAFDPDSWTLRFHTDARSPKAQLIGEGAPAGVLFYDREAKVQMRCRGEGRIATQGETVDAAWAASTNFARRCYLGAEPGAISDTPTSGLPDWAEGVQPTEEQVAPAREHFALLLVTLREVDWLYLSNEGHRRAVLQVPAGEARWVTP, encoded by the coding sequence GTGACGCAGAGCCTTTCCGACATCCGCGCAGACATCGCCCGCCAGCTCGCGGAAGGTGCGGCCAGCCGCCGTTCCGCGTGCCATACGCCGGTCGTCGGCACGGCGGATGCGGACATGCGCGTTATGGTCTTGCGGGCCTTCGATCCCGATAGCTGGACGCTGCGTTTCCATACCGATGCGCGATCCCCGAAGGCGCAGCTGATCGGGGAGGGCGCGCCGGCCGGGGTGCTGTTCTATGATCGCGAGGCGAAGGTGCAGATGCGCTGCCGGGGCGAGGGGCGAATCGCCACGCAGGGCGAAACGGTCGATGCGGCATGGGCAGCGAGCACCAACTTCGCCCGCCGCTGCTATCTTGGAGCCGAGCCGGGCGCTATCTCCGATACGCCTACCTCCGGCCTGCCCGATTGGGCGGAGGGCGTGCAGCCAACGGAGGAGCAGGTCGCCCCGGCGCGCGAGCACTTCGCGCTGCTGCTGGTGACCTTGCGCGAGGTCGACTGGCTGTATCTCAGCAATGAGGGCCACCGCCGCGCGGTGCTGCAAGTGCCCGCTGGCGAGGCGCGCTGGGTGACGCCCTGA
- a CDS encoding type II toxin-antitoxin system RelE/ParE family toxin codes for MQIESIRHKVLRRFVESGKPKGVIEPQRISDMLDLLRFSGSFDELALPPNYGFHALTGDRKGAYAMTVTRNWRLTFTKVDERTVADLDLEDYH; via the coding sequence ATGCAAATCGAAAGCATCAGGCACAAGGTGCTGCGGCGCTTTGTCGAGAGCGGAAAGCCGAAAGGTGTGATCGAGCCTCAGCGCATTTCCGATATGCTCGACCTGCTCCGTTTTTCGGGGAGCTTCGATGAACTCGCACTGCCGCCCAATTACGGTTTCCACGCGCTGACCGGCGATCGGAAAGGCGCTTACGCCATGACGGTCACGCGGAACTGGCGGCTGACATTTACCAAGGTCGACGAGCGGACTGTCGCCGACCTCGATCTTGAGGATTATCATTAA